From Dehalobacter sp. 12DCB1:
GAATGGGACAGAAGAATGAAGCCGATGATGCGGCAGTGGAAGCTATGAGATCTTTGTTCGATACCGTGCACATGGATGGTACGGTTGTGATCGGCGAAGGTGAAATGGACGAAGCCCCGATGCTTTACATTGGGGAGAAACTTGGTACGGGCGAAAAGCCCGAGGTTGATGTTGCCGTTGATCCCCTCGAGGGAACAAATCTTGTTGCTAAAGGAATGCCGGGAGCCATAGCGGTTTTAGCTGTGACCAAAAGATATGGACTTCTGCACGCCCCGGATATGTATATGAATAAAATTGCTGTCGGTCCCAAGGCTGCGGGACGTATCCATCTAGATGCTCCGGTCGCTGAAAATCTTGAGAACATAGCCAAGGGACTCAATAAGAAAATCCAGGAACTTACGGTGGTTATTCTCGACAGGCCCCGTCACAGTGAAATCATCCGTCAGGTAAGAGAATGCGGCTCCAGAATACGCCTGATTACCGACGGTGATGTCGCTCCGGCCGTTGCCTGCGGGCTGGAAGGCAGCGGAGTTGATGTGATGATGGGGGTCGGAGGAGCTCCTGAGGGTGTGCTCGCCGCTGCTGCCCTGCGCTGTATGGGCGGTGAAATGCAGGGGAGACTTTGGCCGGAGAATGAAGAAGATGTTGAAAGAGCCCGGAAACTAGGTATAATGGATATCAATAAATTGCTGACACTCAATGATCTGGTCAATACGGATGACATCTTTTTTGCGGCAACCGGAATTACGGAAGGACCGCTGCTTAAAGGCGTGATATACAGCAGTGAGGGTGCCACGACGCACACTGTGGTGATGAGAGGTAAGACTGGTACGGTTCGTTTTATTGAAGCCAAACATTGTTTTGCCAAAAAACCCAAATATGCAATTAAAGGTGCCTGCTAAAAACGCTGTGAAAAGGAGCTTTCAGAATTGTTTTTTCTTGACCGAAAGGCAAAGAATGTGCTAGAATATTCAGAGTTGACTGTATTTGATTGAGACGGATCTGATTGGGAAGGAAGGTGACGGGTTATGAAAGAGAAAATTCATCCGAAATATGAACAAACTACCATTAGCTGCGCTT
This genomic window contains:
- the glpX gene encoding class II fructose-bisphosphatase is translated as MERELTMEFARVTEAAALASARWVGMGQKNEADDAAVEAMRSLFDTVHMDGTVVIGEGEMDEAPMLYIGEKLGTGEKPEVDVAVDPLEGTNLVAKGMPGAIAVLAVTKRYGLLHAPDMYMNKIAVGPKAAGRIHLDAPVAENLENIAKGLNKKIQELTVVILDRPRHSEIIRQVRECGSRIRLITDGDVAPAVACGLEGSGVDVMMGVGGAPEGVLAAAALRCMGGEMQGRLWPENEEDVERARKLGIMDINKLLTLNDLVNTDDIFFAATGITEGPLLKGVIYSSEGATTHTVVMRGKTGTVRFIEAKHCFAKKPKYAIKGAC